A genome region from Gadus chalcogrammus isolate NIFS_2021 chromosome 7, NIFS_Gcha_1.0, whole genome shotgun sequence includes the following:
- the LOC130385641 gene encoding transmembrane protease serine 2-like gives MDSTQPTAPHHDNAGFRDDNDRPPSYNQSQGLYPTVPQWSPQPVVMTSTSVPQWSPQPVVMTSTTVPQPLRRIEPKSNRKYVFCGLVASTLIMFIMLAGGVLIWYFAFFQRGLSCEGAIDLKASQWCDGVRDCTGGEDESNCLRLHGTDFVLQSFSASSQTWQPVCAERWRDDLGRASCKQIGYSSTEFVSSTQTGAGSLGTGGYSKLKPESYQPGDQIHSHLRDSQTCNSNKVVSLRCIACGDSETGPSARIVGGTPADRRAWPWQVSLQYYGQHFCGGTIIGQYWILTAAHCFPSEPSDTSILRVYYGGVRLSWMFSSASVRRIIVHKDYNIEPQANDVALLRLRRPLTFTQDVRPACLPNVGVNLNPERNAWTTGWGTLRTGGVSPDELMQAEVTIYSRDRCNQRHILDQQVTETMICAGKLAGGVDSCQGDSGGPLVAKEGGVWWLVGDTSWGVECALRNKPGVYGNVTYFSDWIHKQMQLDF, from the exons ATGGATTCCACACAG CCTACTGCGCCCCACCACGACAACGCGGGCTTCAGGGACGACAACGATAGACCTCCGTCCTATAACCAGTCCCAGGGCCTGTACCCTACCGTCCCACAATGGTCCCCGCAACCTGTCGTCATGACCAGCACCAGCGTCCCACAATGGTCCCCGCAACCTGTCGTCATGACCAGCACCACTGTCCCACAGCCCCTTCGGAGAATAG AACCAAAGAGTAACAGGAAATATGTGTTTTGTGGACTTGTCGCCTCCACGCTCATCATGTTCATCATGTTAGCGGGGGGAGTGTTGATATGGTACTTCG CTTTCTTCCAGAGAGGGCTGTCATGTGAAGGTGCCATTGACCTTAAAGCATCCCAGTGGTGTGACGGCGTCAGAGACTGTactggaggagaggatgagtcCAATTGCC TTCGCCTCCATGGGACCGACTTTGTACTGCAGAGCTTCTCAGCCAGCAGCCAGACCTGGCAGCCTGTTTGTGCGGAACGCTGGAGAGACGACTTGGGCAGAGCTTCCTGTAAACAGATAGGCTACTCAAG TACCGAGTTTGTTTCCTCCACCCAGACGGGTGCAGGCTCTCTGGGGACGGGAGGCTACAGCAAGCTGAAGCCAGAGTCCTACCAACCGGGTGACCAGATTCATTCACACCTCAGAGACAG CCAAACGTGTAATTCCAACAAAGTTGTCAGTCTGCGCTGCATTG CGTGCGGTGACAGTGAGACGGGCCCAAGTGCACGCATCGTGGGCGGGACCCCTGCAGATAGGAGGGCCTGGCCCTGGCAGGTCAGCCTGCAGTACTACGGCCAACATTTCTGCGGTGGCACCATCATCGGCCAATACTGGATCCTGACGGCCGCCCACTGCTTCCCATCCGa GCCGTCTGATACATCTATATTGCGTGTCTACTACGGGGGCGTTCGCCTGAGTTGGATGTTTTCCAGTGCGTCGGTGCGAAGAATCATCGTCCACAAGGACTACAACATCGAGCCCCAGGCCAACGACGTGGCTCTCCTGAGGCTCAGACGACCTCTGACCTTCACCC AGGATGTGAGGCCGGCATGTTTGCCCAACGTCGGCGTGAACCTGAACCCAGAGCGAAACGCCTGGACCACCGGATGGGGTACTCTGAGGACTGGAG GGGTCAGCCCGGATGAGTTGATGCAGGCCGAGGTGACCATTTACAGCAGAGACAGGTGCAACCAACGGCACATATTGGACCAACAGGTGACTGAAACCATGATCTGTGCTGGAAAGTTGGCTGGAGGAGTGGATTCATGTCAG GGGGACAGTGGGGGACCACTGGTGGCCAAGGAAGGGGGTGTGTGGTGGCTGGTTGGGGACACCAGCTGGGGCGTTGAATGTGCCTTACGGAACAAACCAGGGGTGTACGGCAACGTGACCTACTTCTCGGACTGGATCCATAAGCAAATGCAG
- the acat1 gene encoding acetyl-CoA acetyltransferase, mitochondrial codes for MSSCGLLTMRTQMCKRLAHKYLSRTYSSRPSLNEVFIVSAVRTPMGSFRGSLAAVPATKLGSIAIRGAIDKAGIPVEEVKEVYMGNVLQAGEGQAPTRQALLGAGCTLGTPATTINKVCASGMKSIMLAAQSLMCGHQDVMVAGGMESMSNVPYVMTRDTPSYGGVRMEDLIVKDGLTDVYNKFHMGNCAENTAKVAGFSREEQDAYAIGSYTRSKAAFEAGILAKEIVPVSIPQRGKPDVVVSEDEEWRRVDFSKVPKLRAVFQKENGTVTAANASTLNDGAAALVLMTADAARRLNVKPLARIVSFADAAVAPIDFPIAPAFAVPKVLEAAGIQKQDVAMWELNEAFSVVALANVKMLDIDPAKVNVNGGAVSLGHPIGMSGARIVGHMANNLKAGEYGLAGICNGGGGASAILIQKL; via the exons ATGTCATCCTGTGGACTTTTAACCATGCGCACTCAAATGTGCAAACGCCTG GCACACAAGTACCTGTCAAGGACCTACTCCTCTCGTCCCTCCCTTAAT GAAGTTTTTATCGTCAGTGCGGTCCGCACCCCTATGGGCTCCTTTAGAGGAAGCCTGGCAGCAGTGCCAGCCACCAAACTGGGCTCCATCGCAATCAGAGGAGCCATCGATAAAGCAg GTATcccggtggaggaggtgaaggaggtgtacATGGGGAACGTCCTGCAGGCCGGAGAGGGTCAGGCCCCCACCAGACAGGCCTTGCTGGGAGCAG GTTGTACCCTGGGCACTCCAGCCACCACTATCAACAAAGTCTGTGCGTCTGGAATGAAGTCCATCATGCTGGCTGCCCAGAGCCTAATGTGCGGTCACCAG GACGTGATGGTGGCGGGGGGCATGGAGAGTATGTCCAACGTCCCCTACGTCATGACCAGGGACACGCCCTCCTACGGCGGAGTCCGCATGGAGGACCTCATCGTCAAGGACGGCCTCACCGACGTCTACAACAAGTTCCACATG GGCAACTGCGCAGAGAACACGGCCAAGGTGGCTGGCTTcagcagggaggagcaggacgCCTACGCCATCGGCTCCTACACGCGCAGCAAGGCGGCGTTCGAGGCCGGCATCCTGGCCAAGGAGATCGTGCCCGTCAGCATCCCACAGAGAG GTAAGCCTGACGTGGTGGTGTCTGAGGACGAGGAGTGGAGGCGTGTGGACTTCAGCAAGGTCCCCAAGCTGCGGGCGGTGTTCCAGAAGGAGAACG GCACGGTAACCGCGGCCAACGCCAGCACTTTGAACGATGGGGCGGCCGCTCTGGTCCTCATGACGGCCGACGCTGCCAGGCGGCTCAACGTCAAGCCCCTGGCCAGGATCGTCT CTTTCGCCGATGCTGCCGTCGCTCCCATTGACTTCCCCATCGCTCCTGCGTTTGCTGTGCCCAAG gtgcTGGAGGCGGCCGGCATCCAGAAGCAGGACGTGGCCATGTGGGAGCTGAACGAGGCGTTTAGCGTGGTGGCACTGGCCAACGTAAAGATGCTGGACATCGACCCGGCCAAGGTCAACGTAAACGGGGGCGCGGTTTCACTGGGACACCCTATCGG GATGTCTGGAGCGAGAATCGTAGGCCACATGGCGAACAACCTGAAGGCAGGTGAATACGGGCTGGCCGGCATCTGCAACGGTGGTGGCGGCGCGTCCGCCATCCTCATCCAGAAACTGTAG